One genomic segment of Tripterygium wilfordii isolate XIE 37 chromosome 9, ASM1340144v1, whole genome shotgun sequence includes these proteins:
- the LOC120006269 gene encoding uncharacterized protein slr1919-like isoform X4 encodes MRNAFACIKRHRRITALPGSNIQVFTGSFTSVAGPKDIGIARKRDKWSPLYFLHQNLYSTAFSVHGERPSAEYAKLRKESLENEFGHVLGTHSSKSISAFYHFGPFLALYRAAIITIHMLRLTITQFFVKDIQKRAIKFRKTLVYLGPFYVKLGQALSTRPDILPPIYCQELAKLQDQIPPFPTRDAIKSIETQLGSSIPQIFADISPEPIAAASLGQVYKAHLHSGELVAVKVQRPGVARSLTLDALLFNLIRGQLKRFAKARKDLLVAVNEMVRHMFDEIDYILEAKNAERFASLYGCLPIGITGKSKKANRVKVPKIYWEFTRKGVLTMEWIDAIKLTDEACLKKASLNRRKLIDQGLYCSLRQLLEVGFFHADPHPGNLVATYTGSIAYFDFGMMGDIPRHFRVGLIQVLVHFVNRDSLGLANDFLSLGFLPEGVDIQLVSDALQRSFGDGTRQSRDFQAIMTQLYDVMYEFNFSLPPDYALVIRSLGSLEGTAKVLDPDFKVVESAYPFVIGRLLADPNPDMRKILRELLIRNDGSIRWNRLERLITAISEQASDSGQETPNNGEDTSNPLEWKSFDMRAVVGATEDLLQFILSQKGQRVRVFLLRDIIKAADVFLQDEVIGSFFNENPEARGSTVSEGHTMLLRVANGFQYLYQAVKLAPELWTAMLIRMALKPDFHRFMFDIISGLAMHSSHRLPDASWVCVSRLMHDWVK; translated from the exons ATGAGGAATGCCTTCGCATGTATCAAGCGACACCGCCGTATCACGGCGTTACCAGGAA GTAACATTCAGGTATTCACAGGGAGCTTTACATCGGTGGCAGGTCCAAAAGATATTGGAATTGCAAGAAAACGAGACAAATGGTCGCCATTGTACTTCTTGCATCAGAATTT ATATTCTACAGCATTCAGTGTTCACGGAGAAAGGCCTTCAGCAGAGTATGCCAAGTTGAGGAAGGAATCACTTGAAAATGAATTTGGGCACGTTCTTGGAACTCATAGCTCCAAGAGTATTTCCGCTTTTTACCACTTTGGCCCATTTTTGGCTTTGTATAGAGCAGCAATCATCACAATTCATATGCTGAGATTAACCATCACGCAGTTTTTCGTTAAAGACATACAAAAACGTGCGATCAAG TTCCGCAAGACTCTTGTCTACTTGGGGCCTTTCTATGTCAAG CTGGGGCAGGCTCTAAGCACCAGACCAGATATACTGCCACCTATATACTGTCAAGAGCTTGCTAAATTGCAG GATCAAATACCCCCATTTCCAACACGTGACgctataaaatctattgaaacCCAATTGGGTTCTTCAATTCCACAAATTTTTGCTGACATCAGTCCAGAGCCTATTGCCGCTGCTTCTCTGGGGCAGGTGTATAAAG CTCACCTGCATTCTGGAGAGCTTGTTGCTGTGAAAGTACAGAGGCCTGGTGTGGCACGCTCATTGACCCTAGATGCCCTGTTATTCAATCTGATTCGAGGACAGCTAAAGCGATTTGCCAAGGCGCGAAAGGATCTGCTAGTGGCTGTGAATGAGATG GTGAGGCACATGTTTGATGAAATTGATTACATTCTTGAGGCTAAAAATGCTGAGCGCTTTGCTTCTCTATATGGTTGCCTACCAA TTGGGATAACTGGCAAATCAAAGAAAGCAAACCGTGTTAAGGTTCCTAAAATATATTGGGAGTTTACACGCAAGGGAGTGCTTACAATGGAGTGGATAGATGCAATAAAACTTACTGATGAGGCTTGCCTGAAGAAAGCCTCCTTGAACAGAAGAAAACTGATTGATCAG GGACTATACTGTTCTTTGAGGCAGTTGCTCGAGGTAGGATTTTTCCATGCTGACCCTCATCCTGGAAATCTTGTTGCAACATACACTGGCTCTATTGCGTATTTTGATTTTGGAATGATGGGAGATATTCCTCGACATTTCCGCGTTGGACTTATTCAAGTG CTGGTACACTTCGTTAACCGTGACTCTCTAGGTTTGGCAAATGACTTTCTTTCTCTGGGATTCCTCCCTGAAGGGGTTGACATACAATTAGTTTCAGATGCATTGCAGAGATCCTTTGGTGACGGGACAAGACAATCTCGGGATTTTCAG GCTATAATGACCCAACTATATGATGTTATGTATGAATTTAACTTTTCTCTCCCCCCGGACTATGCATTGGTGATAAGATCACTCGGGTCACTTGAAGGCACTGCAAAAGTTCTGGATCCTGATTTCAAAGTCGTTGAGAGTGCATATCCTTTTGTCATTGGTAGGCTTTTGGCAGACCCAAATCCAGACATGAGAAAAATTCTGAGGGAACTTCTCATCCGTAATGATGGATCCATAAGGTGGAATCGTCTTGAGCGCCTG ATAACAGCAATATCAGAGCAAGCTTCTGATTCAGGTCAGGAGACCCCTAATAATGGAGAAGATACCTCCAATCCCTTAGAATGGAAATCATTTGACATGCGTGCTGTTGTTGGCGCCACTGAAGATCTTCTACAATTCATTCTATCGCAAAAGGGGCAGAGGGTTCGTGTTTTTCTTCTTCGAGATATAATTAAAGCAGCTGATGTTTTCCTCCAGGATGAAGTTATTGGTAGCTTTTTTAACGAGAACCCTGAAGCAAGAGGAAGTACAGTATCTGAG GGACACACGATGCTCCTGAGGGTTGCTAATGGTTTCCAATACCTCTATCAAGCAGTTAAGTTGGCCCCGGAGCTGTGGACAGCAATGCTTATACGCATGGCATTGAAGCCGGATTTTCATAGATTTATGTTTGACATTATTTCAGGCTTGGCCATGCACTCGAGCCACAGGCTTCCTGATGCCTCCTGGGTTTGTGTGTCTAGATTAATGCACGACTGGGTGAAATAA
- the LOC120006269 gene encoding uncharacterized protein slr1919-like isoform X3: MRNAFACIKRHRRITALPGSNIQVFTGSFTSVAGPKDIGIARKRDKWSPLYFLHQNFFLYRYSTAFSVHGERPSAEYAKLRKESLENEFGHVLGTHSSKSISAFYHFGPFLALYRAAIITIHMLRLTITQFFVKDIQKRAIKFRKTLVYLGPFYVKLGQALSTRPDILPPIYCQELAKLQDQIPPFPTRDAIKSIETQLGSSIPQIFADISPEPIAAASLGQVYKAHLHSGELVAVKVQRPGVARSLTLDALLFNLIRGQLKRFAKARKDLLVAVNEMVRHMFDEIDYILEAKNAERFASLYGCLPIGITGKSKKANRVKVPKIYWEFTRKGVLTMEWIDAIKLTDEACLKKASLNRRKLIDQGLYCSLRQLLEVGFFHADPHPGNLVATYTGSIAYFDFGMMGDIPRHFRVGLIQVLVHFVNRDSLGLANDFLSLGFLPEGVDIQLVSDALQRSFGDGTRQSRDFQAIMTQLYDVMYEFNFSLPPDYALVIRSLGSLEGTAKVLDPDFKVVESAYPFVIGRLLADPNPDMRKILRELLIRNDGSIRWNRLERLITAISEQASDSGQETPNNGEDTSNPLEWKSFDMRAVVGATEDLLQFILSQKGQRVRVFLLRDIIKAADVFLQDEVIGSFFNENPEARGSTVSEGHTMLLRVANGFQYLYQAVKLAPELWTAMLIRMALKPDFHRFMFDIISGLAMHSSHRLPDASWVCVSRLMHDWVK, encoded by the exons ATGAGGAATGCCTTCGCATGTATCAAGCGACACCGCCGTATCACGGCGTTACCAGGAA GTAACATTCAGGTATTCACAGGGAGCTTTACATCGGTGGCAGGTCCAAAAGATATTGGAATTGCAAGAAAACGAGACAAATGGTCGCCATTGTACTTCTTGCATCAGAATTT TTTTTTGTACAGATATTCTACAGCATTCAGTGTTCACGGAGAAAGGCCTTCAGCAGAGTATGCCAAGTTGAGGAAGGAATCACTTGAAAATGAATTTGGGCACGTTCTTGGAACTCATAGCTCCAAGAGTATTTCCGCTTTTTACCACTTTGGCCCATTTTTGGCTTTGTATAGAGCAGCAATCATCACAATTCATATGCTGAGATTAACCATCACGCAGTTTTTCGTTAAAGACATACAAAAACGTGCGATCAAG TTCCGCAAGACTCTTGTCTACTTGGGGCCTTTCTATGTCAAG CTGGGGCAGGCTCTAAGCACCAGACCAGATATACTGCCACCTATATACTGTCAAGAGCTTGCTAAATTGCAG GATCAAATACCCCCATTTCCAACACGTGACgctataaaatctattgaaacCCAATTGGGTTCTTCAATTCCACAAATTTTTGCTGACATCAGTCCAGAGCCTATTGCCGCTGCTTCTCTGGGGCAGGTGTATAAAG CTCACCTGCATTCTGGAGAGCTTGTTGCTGTGAAAGTACAGAGGCCTGGTGTGGCACGCTCATTGACCCTAGATGCCCTGTTATTCAATCTGATTCGAGGACAGCTAAAGCGATTTGCCAAGGCGCGAAAGGATCTGCTAGTGGCTGTGAATGAGATG GTGAGGCACATGTTTGATGAAATTGATTACATTCTTGAGGCTAAAAATGCTGAGCGCTTTGCTTCTCTATATGGTTGCCTACCAA TTGGGATAACTGGCAAATCAAAGAAAGCAAACCGTGTTAAGGTTCCTAAAATATATTGGGAGTTTACACGCAAGGGAGTGCTTACAATGGAGTGGATAGATGCAATAAAACTTACTGATGAGGCTTGCCTGAAGAAAGCCTCCTTGAACAGAAGAAAACTGATTGATCAG GGACTATACTGTTCTTTGAGGCAGTTGCTCGAGGTAGGATTTTTCCATGCTGACCCTCATCCTGGAAATCTTGTTGCAACATACACTGGCTCTATTGCGTATTTTGATTTTGGAATGATGGGAGATATTCCTCGACATTTCCGCGTTGGACTTATTCAAGTG CTGGTACACTTCGTTAACCGTGACTCTCTAGGTTTGGCAAATGACTTTCTTTCTCTGGGATTCCTCCCTGAAGGGGTTGACATACAATTAGTTTCAGATGCATTGCAGAGATCCTTTGGTGACGGGACAAGACAATCTCGGGATTTTCAG GCTATAATGACCCAACTATATGATGTTATGTATGAATTTAACTTTTCTCTCCCCCCGGACTATGCATTGGTGATAAGATCACTCGGGTCACTTGAAGGCACTGCAAAAGTTCTGGATCCTGATTTCAAAGTCGTTGAGAGTGCATATCCTTTTGTCATTGGTAGGCTTTTGGCAGACCCAAATCCAGACATGAGAAAAATTCTGAGGGAACTTCTCATCCGTAATGATGGATCCATAAGGTGGAATCGTCTTGAGCGCCTG ATAACAGCAATATCAGAGCAAGCTTCTGATTCAGGTCAGGAGACCCCTAATAATGGAGAAGATACCTCCAATCCCTTAGAATGGAAATCATTTGACATGCGTGCTGTTGTTGGCGCCACTGAAGATCTTCTACAATTCATTCTATCGCAAAAGGGGCAGAGGGTTCGTGTTTTTCTTCTTCGAGATATAATTAAAGCAGCTGATGTTTTCCTCCAGGATGAAGTTATTGGTAGCTTTTTTAACGAGAACCCTGAAGCAAGAGGAAGTACAGTATCTGAG GGACACACGATGCTCCTGAGGGTTGCTAATGGTTTCCAATACCTCTATCAAGCAGTTAAGTTGGCCCCGGAGCTGTGGACAGCAATGCTTATACGCATGGCATTGAAGCCGGATTTTCATAGATTTATGTTTGACATTATTTCAGGCTTGGCCATGCACTCGAGCCACAGGCTTCCTGATGCCTCCTGGGTTTGTGTGTCTAGATTAATGCACGACTGGGTGAAATAA
- the LOC120006269 gene encoding uncharacterized protein slr1919-like isoform X1 — protein sequence MRNAFACIKRHRRITALPGTLSGEGNIQVFTGSFTSVAGPKDIGIARKRDKWSPLYFLHQNFFLYRYSTAFSVHGERPSAEYAKLRKESLENEFGHVLGTHSSKSISAFYHFGPFLALYRAAIITIHMLRLTITQFFVKDIQKRAIKFRKTLVYLGPFYVKLGQALSTRPDILPPIYCQELAKLQDQIPPFPTRDAIKSIETQLGSSIPQIFADISPEPIAAASLGQVYKAHLHSGELVAVKVQRPGVARSLTLDALLFNLIRGQLKRFAKARKDLLVAVNEMVRHMFDEIDYILEAKNAERFASLYGCLPIGITGKSKKANRVKVPKIYWEFTRKGVLTMEWIDAIKLTDEACLKKASLNRRKLIDQGLYCSLRQLLEVGFFHADPHPGNLVATYTGSIAYFDFGMMGDIPRHFRVGLIQVLVHFVNRDSLGLANDFLSLGFLPEGVDIQLVSDALQRSFGDGTRQSRDFQAIMTQLYDVMYEFNFSLPPDYALVIRSLGSLEGTAKVLDPDFKVVESAYPFVIGRLLADPNPDMRKILRELLIRNDGSIRWNRLERLITAISEQASDSGQETPNNGEDTSNPLEWKSFDMRAVVGATEDLLQFILSQKGQRVRVFLLRDIIKAADVFLQDEVIGSFFNENPEARGSTVSEGHTMLLRVANGFQYLYQAVKLAPELWTAMLIRMALKPDFHRFMFDIISGLAMHSSHRLPDASWVCVSRLMHDWVK from the exons ATGAGGAATGCCTTCGCATGTATCAAGCGACACCGCCGTATCACGGCGTTACCAGGAA CTTTATCTGGTGAAGGTAACATTCAGGTATTCACAGGGAGCTTTACATCGGTGGCAGGTCCAAAAGATATTGGAATTGCAAGAAAACGAGACAAATGGTCGCCATTGTACTTCTTGCATCAGAATTT TTTTTTGTACAGATATTCTACAGCATTCAGTGTTCACGGAGAAAGGCCTTCAGCAGAGTATGCCAAGTTGAGGAAGGAATCACTTGAAAATGAATTTGGGCACGTTCTTGGAACTCATAGCTCCAAGAGTATTTCCGCTTTTTACCACTTTGGCCCATTTTTGGCTTTGTATAGAGCAGCAATCATCACAATTCATATGCTGAGATTAACCATCACGCAGTTTTTCGTTAAAGACATACAAAAACGTGCGATCAAG TTCCGCAAGACTCTTGTCTACTTGGGGCCTTTCTATGTCAAG CTGGGGCAGGCTCTAAGCACCAGACCAGATATACTGCCACCTATATACTGTCAAGAGCTTGCTAAATTGCAG GATCAAATACCCCCATTTCCAACACGTGACgctataaaatctattgaaacCCAATTGGGTTCTTCAATTCCACAAATTTTTGCTGACATCAGTCCAGAGCCTATTGCCGCTGCTTCTCTGGGGCAGGTGTATAAAG CTCACCTGCATTCTGGAGAGCTTGTTGCTGTGAAAGTACAGAGGCCTGGTGTGGCACGCTCATTGACCCTAGATGCCCTGTTATTCAATCTGATTCGAGGACAGCTAAAGCGATTTGCCAAGGCGCGAAAGGATCTGCTAGTGGCTGTGAATGAGATG GTGAGGCACATGTTTGATGAAATTGATTACATTCTTGAGGCTAAAAATGCTGAGCGCTTTGCTTCTCTATATGGTTGCCTACCAA TTGGGATAACTGGCAAATCAAAGAAAGCAAACCGTGTTAAGGTTCCTAAAATATATTGGGAGTTTACACGCAAGGGAGTGCTTACAATGGAGTGGATAGATGCAATAAAACTTACTGATGAGGCTTGCCTGAAGAAAGCCTCCTTGAACAGAAGAAAACTGATTGATCAG GGACTATACTGTTCTTTGAGGCAGTTGCTCGAGGTAGGATTTTTCCATGCTGACCCTCATCCTGGAAATCTTGTTGCAACATACACTGGCTCTATTGCGTATTTTGATTTTGGAATGATGGGAGATATTCCTCGACATTTCCGCGTTGGACTTATTCAAGTG CTGGTACACTTCGTTAACCGTGACTCTCTAGGTTTGGCAAATGACTTTCTTTCTCTGGGATTCCTCCCTGAAGGGGTTGACATACAATTAGTTTCAGATGCATTGCAGAGATCCTTTGGTGACGGGACAAGACAATCTCGGGATTTTCAG GCTATAATGACCCAACTATATGATGTTATGTATGAATTTAACTTTTCTCTCCCCCCGGACTATGCATTGGTGATAAGATCACTCGGGTCACTTGAAGGCACTGCAAAAGTTCTGGATCCTGATTTCAAAGTCGTTGAGAGTGCATATCCTTTTGTCATTGGTAGGCTTTTGGCAGACCCAAATCCAGACATGAGAAAAATTCTGAGGGAACTTCTCATCCGTAATGATGGATCCATAAGGTGGAATCGTCTTGAGCGCCTG ATAACAGCAATATCAGAGCAAGCTTCTGATTCAGGTCAGGAGACCCCTAATAATGGAGAAGATACCTCCAATCCCTTAGAATGGAAATCATTTGACATGCGTGCTGTTGTTGGCGCCACTGAAGATCTTCTACAATTCATTCTATCGCAAAAGGGGCAGAGGGTTCGTGTTTTTCTTCTTCGAGATATAATTAAAGCAGCTGATGTTTTCCTCCAGGATGAAGTTATTGGTAGCTTTTTTAACGAGAACCCTGAAGCAAGAGGAAGTACAGTATCTGAG GGACACACGATGCTCCTGAGGGTTGCTAATGGTTTCCAATACCTCTATCAAGCAGTTAAGTTGGCCCCGGAGCTGTGGACAGCAATGCTTATACGCATGGCATTGAAGCCGGATTTTCATAGATTTATGTTTGACATTATTTCAGGCTTGGCCATGCACTCGAGCCACAGGCTTCCTGATGCCTCCTGGGTTTGTGTGTCTAGATTAATGCACGACTGGGTGAAATAA
- the LOC120006269 gene encoding uncharacterized protein sll0005-like isoform X5: MRNAFACIKRHRRITALPGTLSGEGNIQVFTGSFTSVAGPKDIGIARKRDKWSPLYFLHQNFFLYRYSTAFSVHGERPSAEYAKLRKESLENEFGHVLGTHSSKSISAFYHFGPFLALYRAAIITIHMLRLTITQFFVKDIQKRAIKFRKTLVYLGPFYVKLGQALSTRPDILPPIYCQELAKLQDQIPPFPTRDAIKSIETQLGSSIPQIFADISPEPIAAASLGQVYKAHLHSGELVAVKVQRPGVARSLTLDALLFNLIRGQLKRFAKARKDLLVAVNEMVRHMFDEIDYILEAKNAERFASLYGCLPIGITGKSKKANRVKVPKIYWEFTRKGVLTMEWIDAIKLTDEACLKKASLNRRKLIDQGLYCSLRQLLEVGFFHADPHPGNLVATYTGSIAYFDFGMMGDIPRHFRVGLIQVLVHFVNRDSLGLANDFLSLGFLPEGVDIQLVSDALQRSFGDGTRQSRDFQITAISEQASDSGQETPNNGEDTSNPLEWKSFDMRAVVGATEDLLQFILSQKGQRVRVFLLRDIIKAADVFLQDEVIGSFFNENPEARGSTVSEGHTMLLRVANGFQYLYQAVKLAPELWTAMLIRMALKPDFHRFMFDIISGLAMHSSHRLPDASWVCVSRLMHDWVK; encoded by the exons ATGAGGAATGCCTTCGCATGTATCAAGCGACACCGCCGTATCACGGCGTTACCAGGAA CTTTATCTGGTGAAGGTAACATTCAGGTATTCACAGGGAGCTTTACATCGGTGGCAGGTCCAAAAGATATTGGAATTGCAAGAAAACGAGACAAATGGTCGCCATTGTACTTCTTGCATCAGAATTT TTTTTTGTACAGATATTCTACAGCATTCAGTGTTCACGGAGAAAGGCCTTCAGCAGAGTATGCCAAGTTGAGGAAGGAATCACTTGAAAATGAATTTGGGCACGTTCTTGGAACTCATAGCTCCAAGAGTATTTCCGCTTTTTACCACTTTGGCCCATTTTTGGCTTTGTATAGAGCAGCAATCATCACAATTCATATGCTGAGATTAACCATCACGCAGTTTTTCGTTAAAGACATACAAAAACGTGCGATCAAG TTCCGCAAGACTCTTGTCTACTTGGGGCCTTTCTATGTCAAG CTGGGGCAGGCTCTAAGCACCAGACCAGATATACTGCCACCTATATACTGTCAAGAGCTTGCTAAATTGCAG GATCAAATACCCCCATTTCCAACACGTGACgctataaaatctattgaaacCCAATTGGGTTCTTCAATTCCACAAATTTTTGCTGACATCAGTCCAGAGCCTATTGCCGCTGCTTCTCTGGGGCAGGTGTATAAAG CTCACCTGCATTCTGGAGAGCTTGTTGCTGTGAAAGTACAGAGGCCTGGTGTGGCACGCTCATTGACCCTAGATGCCCTGTTATTCAATCTGATTCGAGGACAGCTAAAGCGATTTGCCAAGGCGCGAAAGGATCTGCTAGTGGCTGTGAATGAGATG GTGAGGCACATGTTTGATGAAATTGATTACATTCTTGAGGCTAAAAATGCTGAGCGCTTTGCTTCTCTATATGGTTGCCTACCAA TTGGGATAACTGGCAAATCAAAGAAAGCAAACCGTGTTAAGGTTCCTAAAATATATTGGGAGTTTACACGCAAGGGAGTGCTTACAATGGAGTGGATAGATGCAATAAAACTTACTGATGAGGCTTGCCTGAAGAAAGCCTCCTTGAACAGAAGAAAACTGATTGATCAG GGACTATACTGTTCTTTGAGGCAGTTGCTCGAGGTAGGATTTTTCCATGCTGACCCTCATCCTGGAAATCTTGTTGCAACATACACTGGCTCTATTGCGTATTTTGATTTTGGAATGATGGGAGATATTCCTCGACATTTCCGCGTTGGACTTATTCAAGTG CTGGTACACTTCGTTAACCGTGACTCTCTAGGTTTGGCAAATGACTTTCTTTCTCTGGGATTCCTCCCTGAAGGGGTTGACATACAATTAGTTTCAGATGCATTGCAGAGATCCTTTGGTGACGGGACAAGACAATCTCGGGATTTTCAG ATAACAGCAATATCAGAGCAAGCTTCTGATTCAGGTCAGGAGACCCCTAATAATGGAGAAGATACCTCCAATCCCTTAGAATGGAAATCATTTGACATGCGTGCTGTTGTTGGCGCCACTGAAGATCTTCTACAATTCATTCTATCGCAAAAGGGGCAGAGGGTTCGTGTTTTTCTTCTTCGAGATATAATTAAAGCAGCTGATGTTTTCCTCCAGGATGAAGTTATTGGTAGCTTTTTTAACGAGAACCCTGAAGCAAGAGGAAGTACAGTATCTGAG GGACACACGATGCTCCTGAGGGTTGCTAATGGTTTCCAATACCTCTATCAAGCAGTTAAGTTGGCCCCGGAGCTGTGGACAGCAATGCTTATACGCATGGCATTGAAGCCGGATTTTCATAGATTTATGTTTGACATTATTTCAGGCTTGGCCATGCACTCGAGCCACAGGCTTCCTGATGCCTCCTGGGTTTGTGTGTCTAGATTAATGCACGACTGGGTGAAATAA
- the LOC120006269 gene encoding uncharacterized protein slr1919-like isoform X2 yields MRNAFACIKRHRRITALPGTLSGEGNIQVFTGSFTSVAGPKDIGIARKRDKWSPLYFLHQNLYSTAFSVHGERPSAEYAKLRKESLENEFGHVLGTHSSKSISAFYHFGPFLALYRAAIITIHMLRLTITQFFVKDIQKRAIKFRKTLVYLGPFYVKLGQALSTRPDILPPIYCQELAKLQDQIPPFPTRDAIKSIETQLGSSIPQIFADISPEPIAAASLGQVYKAHLHSGELVAVKVQRPGVARSLTLDALLFNLIRGQLKRFAKARKDLLVAVNEMVRHMFDEIDYILEAKNAERFASLYGCLPIGITGKSKKANRVKVPKIYWEFTRKGVLTMEWIDAIKLTDEACLKKASLNRRKLIDQGLYCSLRQLLEVGFFHADPHPGNLVATYTGSIAYFDFGMMGDIPRHFRVGLIQVLVHFVNRDSLGLANDFLSLGFLPEGVDIQLVSDALQRSFGDGTRQSRDFQAIMTQLYDVMYEFNFSLPPDYALVIRSLGSLEGTAKVLDPDFKVVESAYPFVIGRLLADPNPDMRKILRELLIRNDGSIRWNRLERLITAISEQASDSGQETPNNGEDTSNPLEWKSFDMRAVVGATEDLLQFILSQKGQRVRVFLLRDIIKAADVFLQDEVIGSFFNENPEARGSTVSEGHTMLLRVANGFQYLYQAVKLAPELWTAMLIRMALKPDFHRFMFDIISGLAMHSSHRLPDASWVCVSRLMHDWVK; encoded by the exons ATGAGGAATGCCTTCGCATGTATCAAGCGACACCGCCGTATCACGGCGTTACCAGGAA CTTTATCTGGTGAAGGTAACATTCAGGTATTCACAGGGAGCTTTACATCGGTGGCAGGTCCAAAAGATATTGGAATTGCAAGAAAACGAGACAAATGGTCGCCATTGTACTTCTTGCATCAGAATTT ATATTCTACAGCATTCAGTGTTCACGGAGAAAGGCCTTCAGCAGAGTATGCCAAGTTGAGGAAGGAATCACTTGAAAATGAATTTGGGCACGTTCTTGGAACTCATAGCTCCAAGAGTATTTCCGCTTTTTACCACTTTGGCCCATTTTTGGCTTTGTATAGAGCAGCAATCATCACAATTCATATGCTGAGATTAACCATCACGCAGTTTTTCGTTAAAGACATACAAAAACGTGCGATCAAG TTCCGCAAGACTCTTGTCTACTTGGGGCCTTTCTATGTCAAG CTGGGGCAGGCTCTAAGCACCAGACCAGATATACTGCCACCTATATACTGTCAAGAGCTTGCTAAATTGCAG GATCAAATACCCCCATTTCCAACACGTGACgctataaaatctattgaaacCCAATTGGGTTCTTCAATTCCACAAATTTTTGCTGACATCAGTCCAGAGCCTATTGCCGCTGCTTCTCTGGGGCAGGTGTATAAAG CTCACCTGCATTCTGGAGAGCTTGTTGCTGTGAAAGTACAGAGGCCTGGTGTGGCACGCTCATTGACCCTAGATGCCCTGTTATTCAATCTGATTCGAGGACAGCTAAAGCGATTTGCCAAGGCGCGAAAGGATCTGCTAGTGGCTGTGAATGAGATG GTGAGGCACATGTTTGATGAAATTGATTACATTCTTGAGGCTAAAAATGCTGAGCGCTTTGCTTCTCTATATGGTTGCCTACCAA TTGGGATAACTGGCAAATCAAAGAAAGCAAACCGTGTTAAGGTTCCTAAAATATATTGGGAGTTTACACGCAAGGGAGTGCTTACAATGGAGTGGATAGATGCAATAAAACTTACTGATGAGGCTTGCCTGAAGAAAGCCTCCTTGAACAGAAGAAAACTGATTGATCAG GGACTATACTGTTCTTTGAGGCAGTTGCTCGAGGTAGGATTTTTCCATGCTGACCCTCATCCTGGAAATCTTGTTGCAACATACACTGGCTCTATTGCGTATTTTGATTTTGGAATGATGGGAGATATTCCTCGACATTTCCGCGTTGGACTTATTCAAGTG CTGGTACACTTCGTTAACCGTGACTCTCTAGGTTTGGCAAATGACTTTCTTTCTCTGGGATTCCTCCCTGAAGGGGTTGACATACAATTAGTTTCAGATGCATTGCAGAGATCCTTTGGTGACGGGACAAGACAATCTCGGGATTTTCAG GCTATAATGACCCAACTATATGATGTTATGTATGAATTTAACTTTTCTCTCCCCCCGGACTATGCATTGGTGATAAGATCACTCGGGTCACTTGAAGGCACTGCAAAAGTTCTGGATCCTGATTTCAAAGTCGTTGAGAGTGCATATCCTTTTGTCATTGGTAGGCTTTTGGCAGACCCAAATCCAGACATGAGAAAAATTCTGAGGGAACTTCTCATCCGTAATGATGGATCCATAAGGTGGAATCGTCTTGAGCGCCTG ATAACAGCAATATCAGAGCAAGCTTCTGATTCAGGTCAGGAGACCCCTAATAATGGAGAAGATACCTCCAATCCCTTAGAATGGAAATCATTTGACATGCGTGCTGTTGTTGGCGCCACTGAAGATCTTCTACAATTCATTCTATCGCAAAAGGGGCAGAGGGTTCGTGTTTTTCTTCTTCGAGATATAATTAAAGCAGCTGATGTTTTCCTCCAGGATGAAGTTATTGGTAGCTTTTTTAACGAGAACCCTGAAGCAAGAGGAAGTACAGTATCTGAG GGACACACGATGCTCCTGAGGGTTGCTAATGGTTTCCAATACCTCTATCAAGCAGTTAAGTTGGCCCCGGAGCTGTGGACAGCAATGCTTATACGCATGGCATTGAAGCCGGATTTTCATAGATTTATGTTTGACATTATTTCAGGCTTGGCCATGCACTCGAGCCACAGGCTTCCTGATGCCTCCTGGGTTTGTGTGTCTAGATTAATGCACGACTGGGTGAAATAA